A genomic segment from Polyangium mundeleinium encodes:
- a CDS encoding FAD-binding protein, with protein sequence MAEAILSGWGRLALPGVELLGEDLESLSRGTTLSRGMGRSYGDSSLPARGTDRVVSTRLANRLLAFDAQTGVVRAEAGLSLVELNRLFVPRGFFTPVTPGTKFVTLGGMVASDVHGKNHHREGCFGAHVRSLLMRLADDSIVTCSPTELPDLFYATIGGMGLLGHILEVEFTLHRIPSPWIFMESERVRDIDEFLAALGRAAPRWPMTMGWIDCLQRGRSMGRGILMAGRWAEPHEAPKEPPRAAPELTFPVELPNWALNPTTASLFNMAYYWRHTQQRVETIVAPEPFFYPLDAILHWNRAYGPRGFTQYQCVLPRAAGSAAVREFMELLTRLGGASPLCVIKDCGPEGEGLLSFPLEGTSIAVDMAISPDIQRIVDQLNEFVIAAGGRIYLTKDLFTRPEHFRAMEPRLDRFLAAREKWDPQRRLRSAQSVRLFGDRA encoded by the coding sequence ATGGCCGAAGCGATCCTCTCGGGGTGGGGGCGCCTTGCCCTGCCGGGCGTCGAGCTCCTCGGGGAAGACCTCGAATCCCTCTCGCGTGGCACCACGCTGTCGAGGGGCATGGGTCGCTCGTACGGCGACTCGTCGCTGCCCGCCCGTGGCACCGACAGGGTCGTGTCCACGCGCCTTGCGAACCGGCTCCTCGCCTTCGACGCGCAGACGGGCGTCGTGCGCGCCGAGGCGGGCCTCAGCCTCGTCGAGCTCAATCGATTGTTCGTTCCGCGTGGCTTTTTCACGCCCGTCACGCCCGGGACCAAGTTCGTCACGCTCGGCGGGATGGTCGCGAGCGACGTGCATGGCAAGAATCACCATCGCGAAGGCTGTTTCGGCGCGCATGTACGCTCCTTGCTCATGCGCCTCGCCGACGACAGCATCGTCACGTGTTCGCCCACGGAGCTCCCTGATCTCTTCTACGCGACCATCGGCGGAATGGGCTTGCTCGGGCATATCCTCGAGGTCGAGTTCACGCTGCACCGCATTCCGAGTCCGTGGATCTTCATGGAAAGCGAGCGCGTGCGCGACATCGACGAATTCCTCGCCGCCCTCGGCCGCGCCGCCCCCCGGTGGCCCATGACCATGGGCTGGATCGATTGCCTGCAGCGCGGGCGATCGATGGGCCGTGGGATCCTCATGGCCGGAAGGTGGGCCGAGCCGCACGAGGCCCCCAAGGAGCCGCCGCGCGCGGCCCCCGAGTTGACGTTCCCGGTCGAGCTCCCCAACTGGGCCCTCAACCCGACGACGGCGAGCCTCTTCAACATGGCTTATTACTGGCGACACACGCAGCAACGCGTGGAGACGATCGTCGCGCCCGAGCCATTCTTCTACCCGCTCGACGCGATCCTGCACTGGAACCGCGCGTATGGCCCGCGGGGGTTTACCCAGTACCAGTGCGTCCTGCCGCGCGCGGCTGGGTCAGCGGCCGTGCGCGAATTCATGGAGCTCTTGACGCGGCTCGGCGGGGCGTCGCCGCTTTGCGTGATCAAGGACTGCGGGCCCGAAGGCGAGGGGCTACTCTCGTTCCCGCTCGAAGGGACGTCGATCGCCGTGGACATGGCGATCTCGCCGGACATCCAGCGGATCGTCGATCAACTGAACGAGTTCGTCATCGCGGCGGGCGGGCGGATCTACCTGACGAAGGATCTTTTCACACGGCCAGAGCATTTTCGCGCGATGGAGCCGCGGCTCGACCGTTTCCTCGCGGCGCGCGAAAAATGGGATCCGCAGAGGCGGCTGCGGAGCGCGCAGTCCGTGCGGCTTTTTGGAGATCGGGCATGA
- a CDS encoding deoxyhypusine synthase family protein, with the protein MTPPTLPILEFILKNYKNFNARATRDALVAYIRHIESGGKMFWALAGAMSSAQLGITLAPAIRAGLIHGFSVTGANLEESLFRLVAHASYKDFPDYRYFTKEDDTKILADRMRRVTDTSIPEDEAFRAVEKDLVPMWRNAGAAGQRRFWHEYFYDLIQRIDPALHEGDPDACWLLAAARHNLPIVVPGYEDSTFGNIFASHVKLGECSASIVKSGIEYMAAFYDQYRELSAGAGVGFFQIGGGIAGDFPICVVPSIKYDLEQPVKPWAYFCQISDSTTSYGSYSGATPNEKITWDKLTKETPMFVIESDATIVAPLLLSALLEYKQHPEAANALLSKLS; encoded by the coding sequence ATGACGCCCCCCACGCTTCCGATTCTCGAGTTCATCCTGAAGAACTACAAGAACTTCAATGCGCGCGCGACGCGTGACGCGTTGGTCGCCTACATCCGACACATCGAGAGCGGCGGGAAGATGTTCTGGGCCCTCGCGGGAGCCATGTCGTCGGCGCAGCTCGGCATCACGCTCGCGCCCGCCATCCGCGCGGGGCTCATCCACGGCTTCTCCGTGACGGGGGCGAACCTGGAAGAGTCGCTCTTCCGGCTCGTCGCGCATGCGAGCTACAAGGATTTCCCGGACTACCGCTACTTCACGAAAGAGGACGACACGAAGATCCTCGCGGACCGCATGCGGCGGGTCACCGACACGAGCATCCCCGAGGACGAGGCGTTCCGCGCCGTCGAGAAGGACCTCGTGCCCATGTGGAGGAACGCGGGCGCGGCCGGCCAGCGGCGCTTCTGGCACGAATACTTCTACGACCTCATCCAGCGCATCGACCCGGCGCTTCACGAAGGCGACCCGGACGCGTGCTGGCTGCTCGCCGCCGCGCGCCACAATCTCCCGATCGTGGTCCCCGGCTACGAGGATTCGACGTTCGGCAACATCTTCGCGTCCCACGTCAAGCTCGGCGAGTGCAGCGCGAGCATCGTCAAATCCGGCATCGAGTACATGGCCGCGTTCTACGACCAGTATCGTGAGCTCTCGGCCGGCGCGGGCGTGGGCTTCTTCCAGATCGGCGGAGGCATCGCCGGCGACTTCCCCATCTGCGTCGTGCCGTCGATCAAGTACGACCTCGAGCAACCCGTGAAACCCTGGGCGTACTTCTGCCAGATCTCGGACTCGACGACGTCGTACGGCTCGTACTCGGGGGCGACGCCGAACGAGAAGATCACCTGGGACAAGCTCACGAAGGAGACGCCCATGTTCGTGATCGAGTCGGACGCGACGATCGTGGCGCCCCTCCTCCTCAGCGCGCTCCTCGAATACAAGCAGCACCCGGAGGCGGCGAACGCGCTGCTGTCGAAGCTCTCGTAG
- the zigA gene encoding zinc metallochaperone GTPase ZigA, with protein MRSAVPVASDRRLPVTVLSGFLGAGKTTLLNHVLENREGKRVAVIVNDMSEVNIDAELVRGGSAALSRTEERLVEMTNGCICCTLREDLLIEVQKLAREGRFEYLLIESTGISEPLPVAETFGFEDDTGARLADVARLDTMVTVVDAYNFSKDFDAAEELVDRGVAASEEDDRSVVDLLVDQVEFCDVIVLNKADLVTEPELGKLEATLHRLNPRARIVRARFGEVPIDTIMGTGLFDLEKAREAPGWMAELRGEHIPETEAYGLGSFVFRARRPLHPARFYALLHEEWPGVIRSKGFFWLATRPEWVAEWSQAGGACRFGVVGKWWAAQAKEEWPEDEDARQRIAAEWDPAFGDRRQEIVIIGTVEREEMRARLEACLLSDEEMALGPEGALQFEDPFPPWDLAEGDEDEGSPPGDPRVASMWTRGPAHDRSSEPAPPRGPSPDPLT; from the coding sequence ATGAGGAGCGCGGTCCCTGTGGCATCCGATCGCCGGCTCCCCGTCACGGTGCTCTCCGGCTTCCTCGGGGCCGGAAAGACGACGCTCCTCAATCACGTGCTCGAAAACCGCGAAGGCAAGCGGGTCGCGGTGATCGTGAACGACATGAGCGAGGTCAACATCGACGCCGAGCTCGTGCGGGGCGGCAGCGCCGCGCTCAGCCGCACCGAAGAGCGGCTCGTCGAGATGACAAACGGTTGCATCTGCTGCACGCTGCGCGAGGACCTCCTGATCGAAGTGCAGAAGCTCGCGCGCGAGGGGCGCTTCGAATACCTGCTCATCGAGTCGACGGGGATCAGCGAGCCCCTGCCCGTGGCCGAGACGTTTGGCTTCGAGGACGACACGGGCGCGCGCCTCGCGGACGTGGCGCGGCTCGACACGATGGTGACGGTGGTCGATGCCTACAATTTCTCGAAGGATTTCGACGCGGCCGAGGAGCTCGTGGACCGGGGCGTCGCGGCGTCCGAAGAGGACGATCGCAGCGTCGTCGATCTGCTCGTGGATCAGGTGGAGTTCTGCGATGTGATCGTGCTGAACAAGGCGGATCTCGTCACCGAGCCGGAGCTCGGGAAGCTCGAGGCCACGCTCCACCGGCTGAACCCGCGGGCGAGAATCGTGCGGGCGAGGTTCGGGGAGGTGCCGATCGATACGATCATGGGCACGGGGCTGTTCGATCTCGAGAAGGCGAGGGAGGCCCCGGGCTGGATGGCGGAGCTGCGCGGCGAGCACATCCCGGAGACGGAGGCGTACGGGCTCGGGAGCTTCGTGTTCCGCGCGCGGCGGCCCTTGCATCCGGCGCGGTTTTACGCGCTCCTCCACGAGGAATGGCCGGGCGTGATCCGATCGAAGGGGTTTTTCTGGCTCGCGACGCGGCCCGAATGGGTGGCGGAGTGGTCACAAGCGGGAGGCGCGTGCCGGTTTGGCGTCGTGGGGAAATGGTGGGCCGCGCAAGCAAAGGAGGAATGGCCGGAGGACGAGGACGCGCGGCAAAGGATCGCGGCGGAGTGGGATCCGGCGTTCGGCGATCGCCGGCAGGAGATCGTGATCATCGGGACCGTGGAGCGCGAGGAAATGCGGGCGCGGCTCGAAGCTTGCCTGCTCTCGGACGAGGAAATGGCGCTCGGCCCCGAGGGCGCTTTGCAATTCGAGGATCCGTTCCCGCCCTGGGATCTGGCCGAGGGCGACGAGGACGAGGGCTCGCCGCCCGGCGATCCGCGCGTCGCGTCGATGTGGACGCGCGGCCCCGCGCACGATCGAAGCAGCGAGCCGGCTCCTCCTCGCGGCCCGTCGCCTGACCCCTTGACCTGA
- the rpmG gene encoding 50S ribosomal protein L33, translating to MRDTIKLVSSAGTGYCYYTTKNKRTTTEKLQIKKYDPIARKHVVFVEGKISKGGAK from the coding sequence ATGCGCGACACGATCAAGCTCGTCTCGTCGGCGGGCACCGGGTACTGCTACTACACGACGAAAAACAAGCGGACGACGACCGAGAAGCTCCAGATCAAGAAGTACGATCCGATCGCCCGCAAGCACGTCGTGTTCGTCGAGGGGAAGATCTCCAAGGGCGGCGCAAAATGA
- a CDS encoding VOC family protein, whose translation MQNRFQRITPFLWFDTQTEEAVAFYTSIFPNSRVVTTTRYNKESAQASGRAEGSVMTMAFQLDGQDFTAINGGPQFTFNGAISFVIHCQTQEEVDHYWNRLGEGGDPKAQQCGWLRDRFGVSWQVVPTQLVELLSDPDPNRARRAMMAMLGMKKLDITALQKAAAG comes from the coding sequence ATGCAAAACAGGTTTCAGCGCATCACGCCGTTTCTCTGGTTCGACACGCAGACCGAGGAGGCCGTCGCGTTTTACACCTCGATCTTCCCGAACTCGCGGGTCGTGACGACCACCCGCTACAACAAGGAAAGCGCGCAGGCGTCCGGCCGGGCGGAGGGGTCGGTCATGACCATGGCCTTCCAGCTCGACGGGCAGGATTTCACGGCCATCAACGGCGGCCCTCAGTTCACGTTCAACGGGGCGATTTCGTTCGTCATCCATTGCCAGACGCAGGAGGAGGTGGACCATTACTGGAATCGCCTCGGCGAGGGCGGTGATCCGAAGGCCCAGCAATGCGGCTGGCTCCGGGACCGCTTCGGCGTGTCCTGGCAGGTGGTGCCCACGCAGCTCGTCGAGCTGCTCTCCGATCCCGACCCGAATCGAGCGCGCCGCGCCATGATGGCCATGCTCGGCATGAAGAAGCTCGACATCACCGCCCTGCAGAAGGCCGCGGCGGGCTGA